The DNA region ATTTTCAGACCTGACCAAGATCGTACTGCTTAATTCACCGCATAACCCTTCAGGAGCAGTGCTGCCACGGGCGGCCCTCGAACTGATTGTAGAGCTGGCTCATAAATTTGATGCCATCATCATTGCCGATGAAGTGTACGAACATCTCACTTACGACGTAGCGCATATTCCCATCTCCACCCTGCCGGGTGCGGCTGAGCGCACCATCACCATTTCCTCCGGCGGTAAAACTTTTTCCTTCACTGGCTGGAAAATCGGCTGGGCTACCGGACCGGCTCAGCTGATCGCTGCGGTCCGTACGGTCAAGCAGTTTTTGAGCTATTCCTCTGGTACGCCATTCCAAGCCGCCATTGCTTGGGGTCTGCGTCAGCCCCAGAGCTACTTTACTGAGCTAGCAGCCGATCTAGCGGCCAAACGCGATCTGCTCGCCGCCGGGCTGCAGGCGGCTGGTCTTACCGTGCACTTGCCAAACGGCGGTTACTTCATCAACGCAGATGTGGCGCCGTTAGGCTTCACGGACGCCGTGGCGCTATCCCGTGAGCTTCCGGAGTTGATCGGAGTCGCTGCCATTCAGGTTGCGGTGTTCTGCCATCCTGACGGTGCCGAACGAAATAAGTCGTTGCTTCGATTCGCCTTTTGCAAACAACTCAGTGTGCTCGAAGCAGCCTCGGCGCGTCTGCTAACCCTCAAGGACAAGCTCTGAGTCCGCAACCAGATTCAGGATTCAACGGAGCGCCAGTAGCCAATCCACAACGGATGCTTAGCGGATTGGGTGCACATGCTGAGATTGTTGCAGACGATTTAGTCCCCGGTGCCTTTATTCTTGAGATCGCTGGCACAGCACAATCACATGTCAACCTCAGCGAGCCGGCTGAAGTTTTCTATGAGTACTTGCGCCGGATGGCCAACGTTCTCGATCTCTGCGCACCGGCCGATGAACCGAGCAAGGTATTACATCTTGGCGCTGGCGCACTGACCTTGGCTAGGTATCTAAGCGTGCGCAGACCCGGTTCTGAACAGATCGCCGTCGAGCTGGAGCGCGAGTTACTTGACTTCGTTCTGGAGCATTTGCCACTCCCCCAGAACACGGTGCTGAAAACGCTCATTGGCGATGCTCGGTGGGTATTGCCAGAGTTGGCGGAACTCGGGCCATTCACCGCAATTGTGCTGGACATTTTTTCGGGCCCACAGGCGCCTGAACATATTGCTAGCGCAGAATTCTACGCCGCGGCTGCGGCTCAGCTGGCGCCGAACGGCGTACTTCTAGTCAACGTTGGCGATGAGCCTGGGCTCAGCTTAGTCCGCAGCCAGACAGCCGCTTTACGCTCGATACTTCCCGAGACCGCGCTTTATGCCGAGTCGGGCATGTTCAGCGGTAGATATCCGGGCAATATGATTTTGATTGGCTATCGCGGCGAACAATGGCCAGAAGATTGGACCAGGCAGCTTTTGGCCGCTGGACCGCACCCGTGCGAGCTGCGCAGCGGCGTTGAGCTCGACGAATTTAGTCGCTGACTAAATGATCTTGCTCGCTAGGCTCAGCAAACCACAGCCGAGTTTCGCCATAGCTGCGCTCGGAGAAAAGTTCCATGGTTGCTGGCCAGAGTGGTTCCGGACTACGGGTAGCGCGTTCCACCACGACGACGGCGCCTTCAGAAAGTGCCGAGCCCAAAGCAAGCAACACTTCCGCCAGTTCGTCTTCGGTGAGCGGGTACGGCGGGTCTAAAAATACTAGATCCCAAGGCCCTTTGGCGCGTTGCAGGAATTGCTCTACCTTGGCCCGGTTGACCCGTACGGTGCCCGCAGCGGTGACTGAGTTGACTAGATCGGCATTTCGTTGGCAAACCGCAGCGGCGCGAGCATCAAGTTCTACCAAATCCACCTTGGCTGCCCCTCGACTCGCAGACTCAAGACCGAGCGCGCCGGAGCCCGCGTAGAGATCTAAAACTTTCGACTCTTTAAGTACTCCCATGGCTTCCAAGCGAGAGAAAAGTGCCTCTTTGACCCGATCTGTGGTGGGTCGGGTACCGGTCCCCGGGACCGATACCAAAGTCTGGCCACCGGCCGCCCCGGCAATGATCCGGCTCACTGGCCAAATACCAATCTGCGGGATGATTTAGCCACGTTCAAGGAACGCCTCTCTTTCCGGGTTGAGTGACGCTTCAATGGCGGCTTCAAGAGCACTGTGTTTACTCAACTCGGGGTCATCAGCAATGATCTTATTGGCGTCACTACGTGCCAGCTCGATCACTGACTCATGCTCCAAGACTCGCAAAAGTCGCAAAGTTGACCGACCGCCGGATTGGCTGGCACCCAGGATGTCGCCCTCACGACGCAACTTGAGGTCCTCTTGCGAAAGCGCAAAGCCATCTGTCGTCGCAGCAACTGCGTCAAGCCGACGTCTGCTCGGATGCTCCGGTGCCAGCTCCGTCACTAAGAGCGCCGTCCCGGGCAAGCCGCCACGTCCAACTCGCCCACGGAGCTGATGCAACTGTGAAATGCCAAAGCGATCCGCGTCCAAAATAATCATCAACGTCGCGTTATGCACATCAACGCCAACTTCGACTACCGTGGTGGAAACCAAAACCTGAACGCCACCGGCAGCAAAATCGGCCATAACCTGACTCTTTTGTGTTGGATCGAGGCGACCGTGCAAAGCTTCGATCCGGCATCCGGCGAGGGAGGGCTCTGATCGAAGCTCCTCGACAACTTCGAGAACCGAAGCCATTGCTTTAGCGTCGTCCTCCGACGGGAGCCGATCAGGCTCATCGCCGCTCGGCGGTTCTGCCCCCTCGGCTTCACCAATTCGAGGGCAGACCACGTACACCTGGTGGCCCGCATCAATTTCCTCCCGGCTGCGTTGCCATAGACGGCTGAACCAGGCCGGATTCTCCGCAAGTCCAACCACGAATGTGGAGATTGGCGCTCGGCCTGCAGGCAATTCGCGCAGTACGGAGGTTTCCAAATCACCGAATACCGTCATTGCGACAGTTCGAGGAATCGGCGTCGCCGTCATCACCAAAAGGTGCGGTGGATGGATCGCTTTGAGTCGTAACGCATCCCGCTGTTCAACGCCAAAGCGATGCTGTTCATCAACCACAATCAAACCCAAATCAAAAAACTGCACTTGATCTGAAAGTAATGCGTGCGTGCCAATAACTATCCCGGCCTGACCAGAGGCCGCGTCCAAGAGCGCCTTTTTCTTCACCGCCGCTGGCATGGTTCCGGTCAGCAGCGCCGCTTGAGTTCCACCATCGAATCCGCCCAGCATGCCGCCTTCTGCGAGCGGGCCGAGCGTGGCCCTAATCGACTGAAAATGCTGAGCCGCCAGAACTTCGGTGGGTGCCAGCAGCGCCGCTTGGCCGCCAGAATCGATGACTTGGAGCATTGCGCGCAAAGCCACCAAGGTCTTACCCGAACCGACTTCACCTTGCAATAACCGATGCATTGGGCTGTTTCCAGCCAACTCCGCCGAAAGTTCTTCGCCAATCTCGCGTTGACCATTTGTCAAAGTAAAAGGTAGGGAGGCGTCGAAGGAGGCTAACAATCCAGTGCTCGAGCCCGGACGAGATTGTGTCTGCTGCGCAGCAGACTGTGCTCGTCTGCGCGCTAAGGCAGTCTGTAAGACCAGCGCTTCTTGATATCTGAACCGGTCCCTAGCAAGTTTCCATTGAGTTGGCTCAGTTGGCCGGTGAATCATCCGATAAGCC from Renibacterium salmoninarum ATCC 33209 includes:
- a CDS encoding spermidine synthase, whose product is MLSGLGAHAEIVADDLVPGAFILEIAGTAQSHVNLSEPAEVFYEYLRRMANVLDLCAPADEPSKVLHLGAGALTLARYLSVRRPGSEQIAVELERELLDFVLEHLPLPQNTVLKTLIGDARWVLPELAELGPFTAIVLDIFSGPQAPEHIASAEFYAAAAAQLAPNGVLLVNVGDEPGLSLVRSQTAALRSILPETALYAESGMFSGRYPGNMILIGYRGEQWPEDWTRQLLAAGPHPCELRSGVELDEFSR
- a CDS encoding ATP-dependent DNA helicase RecG codes for the protein MRTAEDQLPLDRLLGKASAGAIEKNLSLQTVGDLLNYFPRRYLNRGELTQISSLPFDEEVTLIARVVSTNSRRMRQRKGTITDVVVTGDTSTGAGSLKISFFNGWRAERELLPGARAMFSGKVGFFNRALTLTNPDYVLIDADGADEELARQPIPIYPATAKLPSWKIANAISALLDAIDLSSFDDPVPEETAQREEFLPLPEAYRMIHRPTEPTQWKLARDRFRYQEALVLQTALARRRAQSAAQQTQSRPGSSTGLLASFDASLPFTLTNGQREIGEELSAELAGNSPMHRLLQGEVGSGKTLVALRAMLQVIDSGGQAALLAPTEVLAAQHFQSIRATLGPLAEGGMLGGFDGGTQAALLTGTMPAAVKKKALLDAASGQAGIVIGTHALLSDQVQFFDLGLIVVDEQHRFGVEQRDALRLKAIHPPHLLVMTATPIPRTVAMTVFGDLETSVLRELPAGRAPISTFVVGLAENPAWFSRLWQRSREEIDAGHQVYVVCPRIGEAEGAEPPSGDEPDRLPSEDDAKAMASVLEVVEELRSEPSLAGCRIEALHGRLDPTQKSQVMADFAAGGVQVLVSTTVVEVGVDVHNATLMIILDADRFGISQLHQLRGRVGRGGLPGTALLVTELAPEHPSRRRLDAVAATTDGFALSQEDLKLRREGDILGASQSGGRSTLRLLRVLEHESVIELARSDANKIIADDPELSKHSALEAAIEASLNPEREAFLERG
- the rsmD gene encoding 16S rRNA (guanine(966)-N(2))-methyltransferase RsmD produces the protein MSRIIAGAAGGQTLVSVPGTGTRPTTDRVKEALFSRLEAMGVLKESKVLDLYAGSGALGLESASRGAAKVDLVELDARAAAVCQRNADLVNSVTAAGTVRVNRAKVEQFLQRAKGPWDLVFLDPPYPLTEDELAEVLLALGSALSEGAVVVVERATRSPEPLWPATMELFSERSYGETRLWFAEPSEQDHLVSD
- a CDS encoding aminotransferase class I/II-fold pyridoxal phosphate-dependent enzyme, which produces MTSPWQRAAQGANLLADYGSLGVTIFEEINSLAVRTGALNLGQGFPDQDGPTEIKELARSAIELGANQYAPGKGILDLRNAIAEHQQRFYGLTLDSESEVLVTTGATEAIAASLLALVSPGDEVLTLEPFYDSYGAMIALAGGKHVTVPLIAPDFELDEQALRTAFSDLTKIVLLNSPHNPSGAVLPRAALELIVELAHKFDAIIIADEVYEHLTYDVAHIPISTLPGAAERTITISSGGKTFSFTGWKIGWATGPAQLIAAVRTVKQFLSYSSGTPFQAAIAWGLRQPQSYFTELAADLAAKRDLLAAGLQAAGLTVHLPNGGYFINADVAPLGFTDAVALSRELPELIGVAAIQVAVFCHPDGAERNKSLLRFAFCKQLSVLEAASARLLTLKDKL